GCAGCGTGTCCGCTCTCGCCTTCTCACCCGATGCAAGCCTGATTGCCGCCGGATCGTCCGACGCCGAACTTTGGATATGGAATGTCGCGACGCGCCGACCGGTCCTCAATTTGCAGCCGGTTAGCGACGCATCGGTTGTGGACCTGTACTTTTCGAGTGACCCACGTCAGTTGGTCGCCAGCTTTGCGGATGGAACCGTCCAGCGTTTCGATAGCCGCGCCTTACGCGAACAGGTGGCGCATCGTCTCGCGTTTCACCAAGCCAAGAACACGCTGCGCGAACCCGTCGCCAAACTGTTCCAAAATCAACCTGACGCACAGTCTGTCGCTCGTAGTTTGCGCGGTGACCGGTCATTTGACCACATCGGACGGCGCGCGCGACTCGCCCTGGCGCTTCATCCACCACCGATAGAGACTCTGCCCACTCCCGGTCACCTTAGCCGTGGCGCCCTGATCTTTGCAGGCAATGATGATCATGTGCTGTGTGCGCAACCGCAGGGGCTCGCCATGCGGTCGTCCTTTACCCTTGAAATGTGGGTGTGGCCAAAACCATTTGAGTATGGACAAACACCACTCGATTTGCGCATGCTGGTAAATAAAGAAGGCGAATACCAAATCGCGGTGCGTCCCGATGGCTCGCTCCACTGGACCTTGGCAACAGAACACGGCTGGATGGGATGGGTGCCTACTCGTTACCGACTTGCTCACCACACGTGGTCTCACCTCGCCATGGTAAGAACACCCGATCAGATCCATTTTTATATCAATGGCGTACGTATTCAATCGCAACCGGTTTCATCCGTCATTGGCGACGCCCACCGCTACAAGAACGAGTTTCGTATCGGCGGTCGGCAGCACACACCGTCAAGTTTCTATGGACGCATCGATGAAGTGCGCGTCTGGTCACAGGCGCGTTCAGAACGCGATATACAACACTCTCTGTCGAGCGCGCTGTCGTCCAATGTTGAAGGGTTATCGGCCGCCTGGTCGTTCAATGAGGGGAAAGGGGGCACTGCGCGCGATGTCACAGGGCGGCACGATGGTCACATTGTGGGCGCACGCTGGACCGGCGATCATACGGACTAAGTGTGCGCGGCATGCCGCGAAAACGTTAGCCGCGTGGAACCTGCACGAGGGTAGCTTCAATTTCATGCATGAGCCCCGCCCGAATACTGCCTTCCTCGCCAAGATCGCTCGAATAGTGCGCCGCCTCGTCTTCGGTCAATGCCCGCGCTTTGAGCACACCAACTAACGTGACCGTTTTACCCGCGATGTCGGTCGGTACGAAAAAACCATAGTCTTTAAACGCAACTCGAATCGTGGCTTCACCGTCTTGAGCAACGAAAAAGCAACCTTTTTTCTGACACACCTTTTTTACGGCCACGCGCAAGGCGAATGGATTATCGAGATGATGGTCAGCCGCCTCGAGCACCGAATGCAGTGATTGCACGACCATCGATTTATCCAATTTGTCGCCAAATGTTTCGGCGTGTTC
The nucleotide sequence above comes from Pseudomonadota bacterium. Encoded proteins:
- a CDS encoding DUF4920 domain-containing protein codes for the protein MKFFKEWVALAVMLAITIPLTADNSAPKEPSAVVRLSEPVESDEHAETFGDKLDKSMVVQSLHSVLEAADHHLDNPFALRVAVKKVCQKKGCFFVAQDGEATIRVAFKDYGFFVPTDIAGKTVTLVGVLKARALTEDEAAHYSSDLGEEGSIRAGLMHEIEATLVQVPRG